Genomic segment of Bacillota bacterium:
GTTTTGAAAGAACAACCAAAACGAAAAAAATTCCGGTGACGATAGCGGAGAGGCCACACCTGTTCCCATCCCGAACACAGTAGTTAAGCTCTCCAGCGTCGATGGTACTTGGGGCGTCGGCCCCTGGGAGAGTAGAACGTTGCCGGAATTTAATTCTATGTGAAACCTCGGGTTAATCACCTGGGGTTTTGCTTGTTTCTGAACAAATGTTATCTGCAAAATAAGGCATATTGACAGTTCCGATAGAGCGTGATACCATTTTAGCCAAAATTAAGCTGGCTTGTGTTGCCTATATAAATATAGTAAAATTACAAATAATGTTGACAAGAGACGAGTTGAATAAGTTTTATCTTTTTGCAATAATTGAAAAACGGAGGAGAAAGAAATGGTGGAGAAAGGTACCTGGACTGTGAAAAAAGGATTAGCGGAGATGCTCAAAGGCGGTGTCATTATGGACGTGACTACACCTGAGCAGGCGAAGATTGCGGAAGAGGCCGGCGCTTGTGCGGTTATGGCCTTGGAGCGCGTTCCCGCTGACATTCGAGCGGCCGGCGGAGTAGCTAGAATGGCCGACCCGACAGTTATCTTGCGTATTATGGATGCGGTAACGATTCCGGTTATGGCGAAAGCCCGGATTGGTCATTTTGTGGAAGCCCAGATCCTGGAGGCTTTGGGTGTAGACTATATTGATGAGAGTGAGGTTTTAACTCCCGCTGATGAACTCTTCCATATTAATAAACACGAGTTTAAAGTTCCCTTTGTGTGCGGGGCGAAAAACTTAGGTGAGGCACTGCGGCGGATCGGCGAAGGCGCGGCGATGATACGGACTAAAGGCGAACCCGGTACCGGTAATGTGGTGGAAGCCGTCCGGCACATGCGGGCGGTGATGGGTGAAATTCGCCGGTTGCAGAATATGCCAGCCGAGGAATTAATGACCGCCGCCAAAGAGATGGGTGCTCCCTATGACTTGGTAGTCGAAGTGGCTAAAACAGGTAAATTGCCGGTTGTTAATTTCGCGGCTGGTGGCATCGCTACCCCAGCTGACGCGGCACTGATGATGCAGTTGGGTGCAGACGGAATCTTTGTTGGTTCAGGTATCTTTAAGTCCAAAGATCCCGCGGCTCGGGCCAAGGCCATCGTAGCGGCGACGACACACTTTAACGACCCGAAGGTTCTGGCAGAAGTGTCCCGCGACCTGGGTGAAGCTATGCCCGGTATCGAAATCAGCACCTTATCAGCTGCAGAGAGGATGCAGGAACGTGGGTGGTAAACAGATCAAAATCGGCGTGCTGGCCATGCAGGGGGCTTTCCTTGAGCACTGCCGCATGTTAAATGAGTGTGGCTGCGAGACGGCGGAAATCCGTAAGGTGGAGCATCTTGAAGACCTTGACGGGCTGATTATTCCTGGCGGGGAGAGCACCACCATCGGGAAGCTTTTGAATGAATTCGGACTATTCGAACCGATCCTGCACCGGGCTAGAGCTGGGATGCCGATCTACGGGACCTGCGCAGGGATGATTCTCCTGGCGAAAGATATTGTCAATAGTACCCAACCCCGTTTGGGGTTAATGAAGATACGGGTGAAGCGAAACGGTTTTGGTCGACAGGTCGATAGTTTTGAAACCGATCTAAAGGTCAGAGGTATTGGCAACCAACCGTTCCGAGCGGTGTTTATCAGGGCGCCGTATGTAGAATCAGTTGAGCCAGGGGTTGAGGTCATGGCCGAGTTTGAGGAAAAGATCGTTTGCGTCCGACAAGGTAACTTTCTGGCCAGCGCCTTTCACCCTGAGCTAACAGGCGATAAACGAATTCATGAATATTTCGTTAACATGGTTGAGGAGGCCCGTAGAAAAAGTCATTAAAAAAGGTTGTGCCTGGCATCTGAATATTGTATAATATAACTTAAATCACCTATACGGAACACACGATGCTGGGGAATAGTAGATAGAACTGTTATCGCAGAGAGTTGGTGGATGGTGTAAACCAATATAACAGACTATCGAATCCACCCCGAAGTGCGGCAGCGGAAAGTCCAGGCCAATGCTGGAAGCTAAGCTGTTCCGGTCATGTCCGATACGCATGAACGAGTGGGCCATTGGTTTACGGTGGTCAATAAGGGTGGCAACGCGGGAAAGCCTCTCGTCCCTGACAGGAGTTTGTCGGGAGCGAGAGGTTTTTTGTTTAAACCCCGGGTTTTGACCACTACCAGGGAGGTGTAGTTTTGCCGAGATAAGCTGAGTTGAGCAGAGCTATCCATAAGTTTAATAACAGGAGGATGTAGGGATGTTTTTAGAAAAACAGTATCTGCATTTACCAGGGCCAACGCCAGTACCACCGCGCGTATTACGTGCCCTGAGCGAGCCGATGATCAATCATCGAGGCCCGGAGTTCAAGGCCTTGATTGAAGAGGTAACTGCTGGTGTAAAAAAGGTCTTCCAAACAGAAAATGAGGTTCTGATTTTTCCGGCTGCCGGTACCGGGGGAATGGAAGCGGCGATTGTCAATTTCCTCTCTCCCGGCGAGAAAGCGTTGGTGGCCTCGATCGGGGTCTTCGGGGACCGCTTCGCTGATATTGCCCGTTCGTTTGGCATCAAGGTGGAAAAGCTTGATTTCCCCTGGGGAACGGCCATTGACCCTGAGGTTTTACAGCAGCGAATAGCGGCCGATGTTAACGGGGAAATTAAAGCGGTGATCGTCACCCACAACGAGACTTCTACTGGAGTAGTAAATGACCTGCCGGCCATCCGCCAGGCGATGGGGGACCACCCGGCCCTGCTCATTGTGGACGCGATCAGTGGCCTGGGGGCGATGGACCTGCAGACTGATGCCTGGGGACTGGATGTAGTAGTTACCGGGGCCCAGAAGGCGTTTATGCTGCCACCTGGTCTAACTTTCTTGAGCGTGAGTCCAAAAGCCTGGATGGCTGCCGAAAAGAGCACCAATACCAAGTATTATTGGGATGTCAAAGCGGCGCTGAAAAACTTGAAAAAGGGACAAACCCCTTATACCCCGGCCCTGCCGCTTTTAACTGGGCTGAGGGAGTCCTTGCGGATGATTCAGGAGGAAGGTTTACCAAGGATCTTTGCCCGCCATCGGCTAATGCGCGACATGGTGCGGGCAGCGATGAAAGCCCTTGGTTTGGAGCTGTTAGCTGTCGACCAGGTTGCTTCGGCAGCGGTAACGGCGGTTCTTCCCCCAGCGGGGATCGAGGCTAATAACCTGAGAAAGATCCTGAAGCAAAAATATAATGTCGTGGTGGCGGGAGGACAGCAGAAACTTGATAATGTCATCTTCCGGGTCGGACACCTGGGTTATGTGCAGCCATTGGATATGCTGGCGGTGATCGCAGCAATCGAAATGGCTCTGGTGGACAGTGGAAGAAAAGTTGAATTGGGTTCTGGCCTCAAAGCCGCCCAGGAAGTTTTGTTGAACAGTAAATTATAAAATATAAATTTTATATATAAATATATAAACAAGGGGGGGCTACTAATGAAAGTCATCATTGCAGAACGGGTCGCTGATGTTTGCCTGGAAATCTTAAGACAAGAGCTAGAGGTAGATGTTCGCTTTGGCATTAAACAAGAAGAATTACTTGATATTATCGAGGATTATGATGCCTTGATTGTTAGAAGCGTTATTAAGGTGAATGAAGAATTACTCAAAAAAGCCAAAAAGCTCAAGGTAGTCGGTCGAGCGGGGAATGGGATTGACAATATCGATGTACCGGCCTGCACCAGATACGGTGTATTGGCCGTGAATACCCCGGAGAGCAATACTATTTCCGCCGCGGAGCATACCATTGCCCTGCTTCTGAGTGCTATCCGTAATATTCCCCGGGCTACGCAGCAGTTAAAAAGCGGTGGTTGGGACCGGACACCCTTCCAGGGAGTCGAGCTTTATGGGAAAACCGTAGGAATTGTTGGCCTGGGACGGATCGGATCAATGGTGGCCACGCGCCTGGCGGCGTTTGGCATGAAGGTTATTGCCTATGACCCATATATCACCGAGGAGCGGTTTAAACGCTTTGGGGCGGAACGGATAACCGACCTAAACGAACTGGTCCGTCGCTCAGATGTCATTACTGTACATACACCGCGGACGGAAGAAACCATGGGGATGATCGGTGAAGAACAATTCAAGGTCGCCAAACGCGGGGTAATTGTGGTCAACTGCGCGCGAGGCGGGATTATTAACGAGGCTGCCCTGATCAAAGCCATGAATGAAGGAATTGTGGCCTATGCTGGCATTGACGTTTTTGAAAAAGAACCATCGCCGGGCAATCCGATTTTTCAACTAGAAAAAATTGCGGTGACACCTCACTTGGGGGCTGATACTGCCGAAGCCCAGTATCGGGTTGGGGCAACGATTGCCACGCAGGTTCTCAATGCCCTGAAAGGGCAAATTGTGCCGAATGCTTTAAATCTGCCGACTCTGCTAGAAGAAGAACTAGCGGGAGTGAAACCTTATCTGTGTTTAGCCGAAAAACTAGGCAAACTTTACTTCCAGCTAGAAAAAGAACCGGTTGAGCGCGTGGAATTAATGTATTACGGAGAGATTTCCAAGAAAGAGGTTGACATGGTTACAGTTTCCTTCCTTAAAGGTTTACTGGAACCGGTGATTGGTGAGAAGGTTAATTACGTTAATGCGCCGCTCCTGGCCGAATCACGCGGTATCAAGGTGCTGACCAGTAAAGATGAGCGCACTAAAGAAGGCTTTGTTAATCTCATAGAGGCCAATGTGATTGGCAAGACGACCAGGCTGCATTTGGCGGGGACGCTTTCGGGGAACAATGAGCCGCGGATTGTCAAAGTAGATGGTTATGCTACGGATATTACCCCGACCGAAAATGTTCTCTTTGTGGAAAACATCGACCGACCGGGGGTAATTGGTGCCTTTGCGATCATTCTCGGACAGAAGAACGTCAACATTGCCATGATGCAAGTTGGGCGTCAGCATAAAGGAGAAACCGCATTGATGACCCTCAATGTGGACAACGAAGTTGATGTGACAACCGTGCAGGACTTGCGTAAGGTTGATGGAATACTGAATGTGAAAGTGGTGAAATTTTAATTATTTTGAATAAAAATGCAATGAACCCGAAAGCGACAGCGAGGATTGCAAATCTGGACAAGGGAGTACCATTATGCTAGACCTCAAATTTGTTCGTAGTAACCCAGATAAAGTTGAAGCAGCCTTGCGCAAACGAGGTTCCCAGGTCGGGTTAGCCGAGTTTTTGGCGGTGGACGAAAAACGGCGGAAATTGCTGGTTGAAGCCGAACAGTTAAAAAACCGGCGTAACGTGGTTTCAGAGGAAGTTGGCCGACGGAAAAAATCGGGCCAGGATGCGCAGGAATTGATTATTGAGATGCGTGAAGTGTCTCAACGGATAAAAAACCTCGATGACGAAATTAAGGAACTCGAAAATGAACTGGAAAAGGTCCTGCTGACGATTCCCAATATCCCTCACGAATCGGTCCCGGCGGGGGCCGATTCGGCGGACAATCCAGTGGTGCGGACCTGGGGGGAAGTGCCCAAGTTTGACTTTGCGCCGAAACCTCACTGGGAGATCGGGGAAGACCTGGACATTCTCGATTTTGAGCGGGGAGCCAAATTGGCCGGGGCGCGCTTTACCGTTTACAAAGGGCTGGGGGCCCGGTTGGAGCGAGCTCTGATCAATTTTATGCTTGACCTCCACACCACAGAGCACGGGTATAAAGAGATCTTCCCGCCTTTCATGGTCAACCGTGACTGCATGATTGGCACTGGTCAACTGCCCAAGTTTGAGGAGGATATGTTTAAAGTTGATAAGACTGACTACTACCTGGTTCCAACGGCGGAAGTGCCAGTAACCAACTTGTTTCGGGGAGAGATCCTGGACAACGACCAGCTGCCCATCTACCTGACAGCTTACACAGCCTGCTTTCGGGCAGAGGCTGGGGCTAGCGGTCGGGACACGCGGGGACTCATCCGCCAGCACCAGTTCAATAAAGTCGAACTGGTGAAGTTTACCCGCCCGGAAGAATCATACGAGGAATTGGAGAAGCTTACCGCGAATGCCGAGCAGGTCTTGCAGCGATTGGGGCTACCCTATCGGGTGGTGACTTTATGTGCGGGAGATTTGGGCTTTTCCGCGGCGAAAACGTACGACCTGGAAGTGTGGCTACCTAGTTTTAACACTTACCGTGAAATCTCCTCCTGCAGTAATTTTGAGGACTTCCAGGCCCGACGCGCTAATATCCGCTACCGACCCGGCCCGCAGGCTCGGCCGCAGTTTGTCCACACCCTCAACGGTTCGGGGGTGGCGGTAGGACGGACGGTGGCAGCGATCCTGGAAAATTACCAGCAGAGGGACGGTTCAGTGATTATTCCGGAGGTACTCCGGCCATACATGGGCGGACTGGCCAGAATCGCCAGATAACCCAGGAAAGGCGGTTTTTGGCGTTGTTGACAACCCAAGAGGGCTGTGCTATACTCTAGGATGTAACTCGTAAAGGGCGAGGACGAAAGCCTGCCAAACAGGCTGGAGGGGTGTCCGAGCGGTTTAAGGAGGCGGTCTTGAAAACCGTTGAGCCTTTACGGGTTCCGTGGGTTCGAATCCCACCCCCTCCGCCATAAGAATTGAACAGTGGCTAAATAGTTGATCCTCACGCGGAGAGATGGCCGAGAAGGTCGAAGGCGGTCGCCTGCTAAGCGATTAAGCGAGCTTAAACTCGCTTCCAGGGTTCGAATCCCTGTCTCTCCGCCATATTTTGCGCCCGTAGCTCAGCTGGATAGAGTAACAGACTACGAATCTGGAGGTCGCAGGTTCGAATCCTGCCGGGCGCGCCACTCATGTTTAAACCTTCAATAGTCACATAACAGTTTTAGTGAGAGGTCACCGACCTCTCACTTTGACCTCACTGTGAAGTATGCGCCCGTAGCTCAGCCGGATAGAGCAGCGGTTTCCTAAACCGCTGGTCGGGGGTTCGAATCCCTTCGGGCGCACCAGACGAAAGCTTATCCCGCAAGCATTCGCGGGTTTTTATTTTATGCATTGATTGTGTAAAATTGGCTTCGACCACAAATCAAGGGCATCGGCGTCTCCATCCGGTCGTTTGGCTTCTCCTAATTGCTGGGAGTGGGTTTTTCCGCAAAACCACTGCGTTGGGTCTGTCAAAAAACTTAGTGAACCTAGCAATCCCACAAAAAAATAATGCCGGACAGGTTAACAACGTAAACTTGTTCTTCATTATCCCAGGTCAAAACCACCTTAAACATCCGCTCCATTAGGTTTTTCCTCCTTTCGTTCGGGGATTACTCCAAAGGTCACATTTGTAAGCAACAGCCAGCGCCGCTTAATCCCACCTTGTCGTGAATTTAAGTTTAAGGCTCATGAGCTATAGAGGCGTTTAGGGAGTGGGCATCAGTTATCGTGGGAGTGGATAAAGGCAGTAGGTATCTTGTATAATTTAATTGAAAAAATTTAGCAGGATGAGCCATTTTATGAACGGTGTTTCGCGAGGAATATGCAGAATAATCATTATTGCACT
This window contains:
- a CDS encoding alanine--glyoxylate aminotransferase family protein; translated protein: MFLEKQYLHLPGPTPVPPRVLRALSEPMINHRGPEFKALIEEVTAGVKKVFQTENEVLIFPAAGTGGMEAAIVNFLSPGEKALVASIGVFGDRFADIARSFGIKVEKLDFPWGTAIDPEVLQQRIAADVNGEIKAVIVTHNETSTGVVNDLPAIRQAMGDHPALLIVDAISGLGAMDLQTDAWGLDVVVTGAQKAFMLPPGLTFLSVSPKAWMAAEKSTNTKYYWDVKAALKNLKKGQTPYTPALPLLTGLRESLRMIQEEGLPRIFARHRLMRDMVRAAMKALGLELLAVDQVASAAVTAVLPPAGIEANNLRKILKQKYNVVVAGGQQKLDNVIFRVGHLGYVQPLDMLAVIAAIEMALVDSGRKVELGSGLKAAQEVLLNSKL
- the pdxT gene encoding pyridoxal 5'-phosphate synthase glutaminase subunit PdxT, translating into MKIGVLAMQGAFLEHCRMLNECGCETAEIRKVEHLEDLDGLIIPGGESTTIGKLLNEFGLFEPILHRARAGMPIYGTCAGMILLAKDIVNSTQPRLGLMKIRVKRNGFGRQVDSFETDLKVRGIGNQPFRAVFIRAPYVESVEPGVEVMAEFEEKIVCVRQGNFLASAFHPELTGDKRIHEYFVNMVEEARRKSH
- the serS gene encoding serine--tRNA ligase; the protein is MLDLKFVRSNPDKVEAALRKRGSQVGLAEFLAVDEKRRKLLVEAEQLKNRRNVVSEEVGRRKKSGQDAQELIIEMREVSQRIKNLDDEIKELENELEKVLLTIPNIPHESVPAGADSADNPVVRTWGEVPKFDFAPKPHWEIGEDLDILDFERGAKLAGARFTVYKGLGARLERALINFMLDLHTTEHGYKEIFPPFMVNRDCMIGTGQLPKFEEDMFKVDKTDYYLVPTAEVPVTNLFRGEILDNDQLPIYLTAYTACFRAEAGASGRDTRGLIRQHQFNKVELVKFTRPEESYEELEKLTANAEQVLQRLGLPYRVVTLCAGDLGFSAAKTYDLEVWLPSFNTYREISSCSNFEDFQARRANIRYRPGPQARPQFVHTLNGSGVAVGRTVAAILENYQQRDGSVIIPEVLRPYMGGLARIAR
- a CDS encoding phosphoglycerate dehydrogenase, which produces MKVIIAERVADVCLEILRQELEVDVRFGIKQEELLDIIEDYDALIVRSVIKVNEELLKKAKKLKVVGRAGNGIDNIDVPACTRYGVLAVNTPESNTISAAEHTIALLLSAIRNIPRATQQLKSGGWDRTPFQGVELYGKTVGIVGLGRIGSMVATRLAAFGMKVIAYDPYITEERFKRFGAERITDLNELVRRSDVITVHTPRTEETMGMIGEEQFKVAKRGVIVVNCARGGIINEAALIKAMNEGIVAYAGIDVFEKEPSPGNPIFQLEKIAVTPHLGADTAEAQYRVGATIATQVLNALKGQIVPNALNLPTLLEEELAGVKPYLCLAEKLGKLYFQLEKEPVERVELMYYGEISKKEVDMVTVSFLKGLLEPVIGEKVNYVNAPLLAESRGIKVLTSKDERTKEGFVNLIEANVIGKTTRLHLAGTLSGNNEPRIVKVDGYATDITPTENVLFVENIDRPGVIGAFAIILGQKNVNIAMMQVGRQHKGETALMTLNVDNEVDVTTVQDLRKVDGILNVKVVKF
- the pdxS gene encoding pyridoxal 5'-phosphate synthase lyase subunit PdxS, whose amino-acid sequence is MVEKGTWTVKKGLAEMLKGGVIMDVTTPEQAKIAEEAGACAVMALERVPADIRAAGGVARMADPTVILRIMDAVTIPVMAKARIGHFVEAQILEALGVDYIDESEVLTPADELFHINKHEFKVPFVCGAKNLGEALRRIGEGAAMIRTKGEPGTGNVVEAVRHMRAVMGEIRRLQNMPAEELMTAAKEMGAPYDLVVEVAKTGKLPVVNFAAGGIATPADAALMMQLGADGIFVGSGIFKSKDPAARAKAIVAATTHFNDPKVLAEVSRDLGEAMPGIEISTLSAAERMQERGW